The Candidatus Campbellbacteria bacterium genomic sequence GAATCGCACTTGGATTAAACACCCACTTTGATTCCCAAAAATGTTGTGATGGGGCGATAATTGGATTTTGTGCGTGACGTATCAACGTAAGCGGGTGTCCTTTTTTTGCATGTATAACCTTCGGTATGCGTTTCGTAGTGCGCTTTTTTGGTGCACGTTTTGTTATACGTTTTTTTGATACCGCAACTCTTTTCTTCGGCGTTATTTTTTTCTTTACAACCACCCGGCGCTTAGACACTCGCGAGGCCACTTTTTTGATTGGCTTCGTTTTTTTCCTTGATAGTGTTTTTTTCTTACGTACGACCATACTTGTCTTCTACACGAGTAATGTCATGTTCATCGAATGTCCCGTATGAAATCTCCAAACATTCAACATCATCGTTGGGTGCAGATATTCTGTGTTCCACGCCTGTATAAATTTCAAACTCATCTCCGCCATGTGCCTCTCGTATTTCATTTCCAATAGTAATGCGCGGCGTTCCAGATAGTACGCGCCAGAATTCAGTACGCTGTGTATGATGTTGCAAACTAAGTTGTTCGCCACGATTAACGTGCAGAATTTTCACCGTTACTGGTTCACTGGTTGTAAATTGACGAAATGAACCCCACGGACGCTGTTCATCAAATGGTTTTTGCATGTACACAGTATACCTTTTTTCTTCAAAAATTTCAGGAAGTAATCCACCCCCTAAGAAGATTCTTAGTATCATCCAATCCCGGGGCCTCTACAGAAACTGTTTGAACACCAAGAAACATCACCGATGCATCGTTACCACCAGGAAACAGGGCGTCTCCAACGTACAACATGTCCGATAGAGGAATACCGAGATACTGAGCGAGATGAGCAAGCCCCGTCGCTTTTGTAATTCCTTTTCGCGTTACATCGATCGATGTCGCACCACCCATACTCATTGAAAACTGTGGAAGAAGTGGTTCCATAACAACAAGCATTGCTTTTCGTTTTAAAAAATCTGGATCCCACTTCATTTTAAATTCGAGAGGACCTTCACTTCCCAATGCTGAAAATGTTATTTGTGATCCCCTGTCTTCAACAAGTTCCCCTTTCGTGTGTTCTTCGTCTTTTTCAAAATGTGTTGCAATAAACGCCTGTTCAAATGCATCGTAAATAGATTTTTTTTCTTCTTCAGTTAATAGTTCTTGATATATCGGGGTCCATTCATGTGTATATGTATACAATGCTGCACCATTTGTTGGAATGATAAAAATATTTTGTAGCTCTTCTAGAGTACATCTCAATTTATTAACCACCTGTTCAAGACACTGAGAAAGTGGCGCACCTGAAACTATTGCAACCTTTTTTTCTCGTATCAAGTGCAACAAGAGTTCGGCCATCTCCGTATCAATGGTTGTTTTTGATTCCGTGAGGGTCTGATCAATATCAAACGCGATGAGTTGTGCTGAGGGCATACTAATTTTTGTATTCTTCTAAAACTTTATTAAAAAATGTATATTTCTTTCTCATGTATTCTTTAAAATCAATCATTCCGTACGGGAGTTTTGTTTGCTCATACTCGGTACACAGTTTTTTATTTTTTGACAATAACTCAAATATTTTTATTTGATCTTTAGTTGAATCAGAATCTTTATCAGTCATATATAGTTCCACATCAAAACCATCTCTTTGAAACTGCCATTTAACTGACTTAGTTATTCGCGAAGGAGCTCCGAAAAGGTTTTCCACAACATTTCGATACATATTAATTTCCGATGGAGTACAGAGTATTATGATGTCAATGTCATTTTGCCCAGCGATACCGAGGGCTGCAGCACCGCCAAAATGTAGCGGAAGGGTAGGTAAAACAGAGTGTAATTCCTCTATAATTTTATTTGCTACCTTTTGAACTTGAGGATCAAACGGCTTTACTTCAATCATCTTTCCATTAGGGAGAGTTGACAGATAGTATTCTTGAGACTCTTTAATCATAAATTGTTCCGGGATAGGGACTCGGTCACGAGTTACTAAGTATTTTACCCGCTTCGCGGTTAAAATCCTAAGTACTCGCAACCCCGCCTCAGAAAACAGTTTACTAAACTGTTTTCTTCCGGCTTTCGAGTCCCTATCTACACTAGCAGACTAAATATTAAAATAACTGGCACTGTGCCAGTTATTTTAATATTTGTTGCCGGGCAGGGACTCGAACCCCGATACTCAGGACCAAAACCTGATGTCCTACCATTAGACGACCCGGCAATACAACCACTAGCACCCATGCCAGCCAAAACACTATATCTTTTAAAACGCCTTTAGCCAAGCCCGCCCGCAGTGTTAGACATATGTGCATACGCACGACAACTTCGCTTCACTAGCGATGGCCCTTCAAAAATAAGTCCTGTCACCATTTGAATCATGTCCGCACCGGCATTGAATTTCTCTAAGGCACTTTCTGGAGACAGAACACCACCACACCCAAAAATGGTAAACCTTGTACCGAAGCGTTCTCGTGTCTTTCGGATAAGTCCGTTAGACAATTGTTCACACGGCTTTCCGCTTAGACCACCCGCGTATTTTTCTGGTGCCTCATCTCTGTGTGTCAAAGAATTGTACTCTTTATTGAGATTTCCTATCACCACACCCGAGAAACCGAGTGTATCAATAATGGTAAGTAGTTCTTCAAACACATTCCACGGAAGATTAATGGGCATCTTCACGTACATTGGCTTTGAATGCTTGACCGTTTTAAGTTCCGAGAGAAGAGATTTTAGGAGTGTTGGAGTTGTAAATGTTTCTCCACCAAACGCATTCGGACAGGAAATGTTTATCGTATAGAAGTCGCCAACATTTTCAGCAACTAACCGTTCAAGTGAATACTTATAGTCTGCAATACCCTCTTCAATACTTGCTGCCTGTGCGTCATTAGTTCGTGCGATACTGATACCCACAACATATCCCTTTTCTCGTGGTTGCGACTTGAGTCGTTTGATAATTGCATCAACACCATCATTTCGAAGTCCTTTGTTAACTAAAATACTCTGCGAACGAATGAGGCGCGTTAGCCGTGGAGTTGGATTACCTGCCGAGGCCCGTGCAGTTACCGAACCAACTTCTTCCCCACTCATGCCAATTGATGACAAGATTCGCGTCAAACGACCATTGTAGTCAAAACCAGCACAGAGCAAAAATGGTGTTGTGTAGGTAATACCGTCTAGTGTCTTTGAAATAACAGACCCTCTGTAGCCATACAAAAAACGAACCAGAGCACGACCGAAAGCTGCATGTCCCAACCACTCACCAAGGGCAACCATGAGGTCATGCGCCCTCTCTGGGTCGAGTTGAAAAAGTATCGGTTTTAAGAGTAGTTTGTAGAACGACATACCAGAAAAAACAAATTCGGATTATTTTTTACTCCACTTTTGATCTTTTTTATTTCTATCAACAAACCAAGAATCATTTTCATCAAACCACCATGAGTCTGGGTGTGTTGTGGCTAGTAGACGCCCAAGTTTTTTGCCCGCTTTTGTTTTCAAACGTTTTTGTGTCACAGCTATCCATTTTTTTGCCTTCACATTTCCTTTTATTTCTTCACCACGAAGTGTTGCCATCCACTCAAGTTGGTCTGCATCTTTTACCAATTGAGCCTCCAATGTTTTTCGTGCCTGTTCTTCTTCAAAAAGCTCTTGAATTTCAGCACCAAATGGCACACTATTGGCAATATCTTTCACTGCTTCAGGTTCAGCAAGTCTGCCGTATCGCTGGTGTACATAGTTGTGATCTGATGTACGCCCCTCTCCTATGTCATGAAATAAAGACATTAATACAATCTTTTCTCTATTTGCTTTCGGTTCAAAATAAGCCAGCGCGTATCCAATCATCGCTACATGAAAAAGGTGTTCCGCAACTGATTGTGAACCACTCCCTAAAAACCAAAAACCCGATCGAGGGGTCTGACTGTGAATATTTGTTTCATAAATAAAATCAACAGTCCTCTGATATACGTCTTTTTTATTCGTGGTCTTCTTTTTCATAGAAAAATTCTCTATCGACTATTTTGTCGTCGAATCAATAATTGCAAGTTCAAGGGGTAAGTGTGGAAGATACGCTCGTGAGATAGCCGTGTGTACATCAAGAAATCGTGCGAGAGTTGTCGACGTAATACGTGCAGGTTGTGCAGTAGCATATTCGTGCAACAACGCCATGTCTGTTTCTGAAAATTCTTCACTAAACTGTTTCTTCATATCTGGAGCATAGCGGAGAAGTAAAATGGCACGAAGTTTTTCTAATACAAGTTTACTCATCACGTTCATATCAACACCTTCATGTGCTGCTGTATGTAACGCATCAAGCGCTCCTGTAGGATCTCCTGTGTGCAACGATGTCACCAGAGCATTCACATAAGTAGCGCGGGGAGCCGACGTGATAAGAGACACCTCATCAACACCTACTTTTTTATCTGATGATGCATAAATAACTTTTTGCAAAATACCTGTCGCATCACGAAATGACCCTTCGGCAAGAAGTGCAATCAAATCTCCTGCTGCATGCTCAAGGGTAAAACCTTCTTTTTTTGCAAGTGACACCACGTGTTCTTTCAGCATGTCACGTGTTGGTTGCTTAAAGGTGTGCACTTCACATCGAGAAATAATGGTATCCAAAATTTTGTGAAGCTCTGTCGTTGCGAGAATAAAAATAACGTGTGCAGGAGGTTCTTCGAGTGTTTTCAAAAGTGCATTAAACGCCTCTTTGGTAAGCATGTGAGCCTCGTCAATAATATATACCTTGTACGGTGAATGAAACGGCAACGTTGCAACCGCGTCACGTAGAGCTCGAGCATCATCAACACCACGATTACTTGCTGCATCAATTTCATACAAATCGGTGTCATGTGTACCCAAGGCACGCGCAAAAATACGCGCAACGGATGTTTTTCCTGTTCCCCGCCCGCCTGTAAAAAGATACGCATGTCCAACGTGGTGTTGTTCAAGAGCGCCTTGAAGCACCTTTACCACATGATCTTGACCACGGACCTCATCAAAGGCCTGCGGTCGGTATTTTCTGTACAACGCTACAGTATTCATATGTATGAGTATATCACCTCAATCGCCTCACTGGCAGTTTTTGCATCCATAAGCTTGAGGAGTATTTTTTTGTCATATCCATCACCATGAAGGTACGATTTAAAATGCTTTTTCATGAGTGCAAAGGACTTTCGCTCCCCACATAATTCATCAAAAAGTTTTGTATGCTCAGCGAGAACAGCAAGTCGCCCTTTGAGATCCGGACGAGGAATATCTGAGCCAAGCCATGGATTTCCAAAGACGGCTCGCCCAAACATCACACCATCACACCCATACGTAATAACTTTTTCATGTGCATCATCCATATCAACAACATCACCATTTCCGATGATAAGCGTGTCGTGTGAAGAATCTTTTTCAAAATAATCTCGTAGTGCAATTGCGTGTGCAATCGTATCCCACCGTGCGGGAACTTTTGACATTTCTTTTTTTGTACGAGCATGAATAGTGATTGCATCTACTTTTGTTTCAAGAAGTGTCGGCAGCCATGTTTCCAATTCATTTGTTGTATACCCAATGCGTGTCTTCACCGACACAGGAATGTCACCAGCACCTTGTTTGAGTGCGTAAATTAATTCTTGTGCCAACTTCGGTTCTTTCATAAGTGCTGCACCTGCTCCTTGTTTGCATACGCCATCGTCAGGACAACCCATGTTGATATCAACCCCATCAAATCCGAGTTCGCGTGCAAGTGCTCCAGCTTTTTCCATATACTCCGGCGTTGATGTAAAAAATTGTGCAACAACCGGGCGTTCACTTTCTGAATAGTCCAAATCATGAATAAGCGCGTCGTGTCCTCCTCGAAACAGTCCATCTGCAGAAACAAACTCGGTCCAGAGCACATCAAGTTTTCCATACTTTGCAATCATCCTCCGAAAGGCCGGATCGGTTACGTCCGCCATCGGAGCAAGGCAAAAAAATGGTTGTGGGAGTTTTTTCCAAAAAGACATCCCGTTAGAAATAGGACACGGACACACACTGCCCTTGTTCTAAGGTTATTATTTTTTTAAATAAACGACTTTGGTACATATGCCTACGTTATTCGTCCGTTATTTCTAACGGGGACATGTGCATACCGTACCACTTGCATGCACAGGTCACAAGACGTACCATGCCCGCAGACGCAACTAGCCTAGGAGGAGTAAACCATGGGTAACACGTGTCCACACTGCGGAGCACCAACAAGTGGCGATGGAAGGTATTACAACGCAAGAGATGCGGGATTCCGTGACGGATACAACCAAAAGACACCCCCCGAGGAACGTCTCCACTCGAGAGATTACCTCGAGGGGTTCCGTGAGGGGTCGACTGTGCGAAGAACCCGCGAAGGTCGCGATAAGCCGCAAAGGACCACTGTGGAACTCAGCCCGGAGCAGCGGAATGCCAGGGCAAACCAAGATGCCGCGGAAGCCGAGGAGCGTGCGAACTTTGTCTCTAGATACGGAAGAAGCACCTTTCTGTAGAAGGAGCGGGTTTGCACAGTGAGGCTGAACACACACGTGTGGGCAGCCTTTTCTTTTTGTGTGGACAACCAAAGCACTTGCAAAGAGTACATTCAAGTGGTACAGTTTTTTTCGGAAGTACAATATGCGTTTTCCACACATGCACTACGTATGTGTGTAATTAAGGAGGCATTACCTAAAATGCCCAGGAAACGCCGGGGAACGCGCAACAAGAAGAAGGTGAACGGGACTCCAGTCGAGAACGGCTTGATGAAGCCTCCCCAGGGAGGCCCGAAGCCGCAAGGTCTCAAGGTCCTCGCCAACGCGGGCACCCATCGCCCCCACCTCGCCTTCTAGGCAACCCCCCAATCATCGGGCCCTCCACCAGAGGAGGGCCCTTTTCAATTACCGAGGGCGCAATTCGGGGACACTTTCATGTACGACAGGAGCTTCTATCTCGCCTTCTTTTTCTTTATAAAAAATCTTGTTACCAAATCGAAGATCAATATACTCAATTCGTCCGAGATCGGCGACTTTTTTAAAATCTTCTGACTCAATAACCGTCTGTATGTTAGTGAGCACCTCATCATAGCGTGCGTTTCGTTGCACTAACAAATGTACCACCCCTCGCTGTGGTGTCATCACAGTGAGATTCATTTCATCCCCGAGAGTACGAATACGCGTTACACGCATAGAAAGTTTTCCAAGAGCTGTGATGAATGAGGCACGTCGTGTAAATTCCTCTGATGGAAATACATACATACCGAGTGGTTGTGGATCCATCTCAAGCTCATGCACGACATACGATGAACCCAAAAAACGAGGGGCTTGAATAAAAACAAACCCTGTCGCATCAACCAAATAACATTCTTCCAATACTTCCTGCGCGTTATCTTGTAGTCGACACGCAACAGCAACACCTTTTCGTTCTTCAATACGAATGCGAAGCGTGTGCATACCTTCTACATCAACAAATACTTTTTTTATACTTGGAAATGTTGTGCGTAATTTTTTTTGTATGTCTGTTCGTGGATACAAAAAGACATTTCGTTTTGAAAAAAGATGTCCATATGAACCCACAAGCTCTGCACGTACCTGCGCAAACACCTCTGCACGTGACACAGTTTCCTCTCCTTCAATCATCACAGTATTAATACGTATAAACGGTGCATACGAAAGTTGCCACACAAAAAGAAAAACTGCTACCGCAAGAGCACTATATACAATAGAAAACACCACGAAACGTTTGCGTCTCTGTTGGCGAACACGCTCTGATGTAAACCTACGGAACATAGACTACGCTTTGGAGATTTTCTCCTTTCCGTTCATGTACGGTCGGAGCACCTCAGGAATAGTGATGGAACCATCAGCATTTTGGTAGTTCTCAACAATCATAATAAGAGGACGTCCAGAAAGTGCTGTGTTATTCAACGAGTGTACGAACTTTAACTTCCCATCATCATCTTTATAGCGAATATTCAGACGGCGTGTCTGGAAATCATGAAAATAAGAAGCAGACCCTGTTTCTCGGTACGTATTCTCTGAAGGCAACCACACCTCGATGTCATATTTCTTAACCTGACCAAGGCCCAGGTCACCACTGCAGTTCACCACCACACGGTAATGAAGGCCGAGCGCTTCTGTAAGCTCTTCCGTATTACGTTGAATCTCTTCGTGATATTTTACTGATTCAGTATGCGATGCTTCACAAAGTATTACTTGCTCATATTTATAAAACTCATGCACTCGAAGAATACCTCGCGTATCTTTTCCATGACTTCCCGCCTCTCGACGAAACGCATCTGAGAACGAAAGAATCTTCATGGGCAAATTTTTCTTTTCCATTATGTCGTTCATGTGGTATCCCATTGTTGCCACCTCAGCAGTACCAGCAAGATATTCACCATCCTGTGTCTTATATAAATCTTCTTCACCTTGTGGTAAATATCCCGTACCCAAAAAAACTTCTTGACGAACAAGTGATGGGACAATCATCGGAATAAAATCGCCTTTCGCACGAAAGAAATCGTCCACAAACCGCCAGAGTGCGAATTGAAGTTCCGCACCTGCACCTTTAAGAAAATATCCTCGAAATCCGGCAACTTTTGCCCCTCGCTCAAGATCAAGCATATCAAGCGAAGTGAGTAGCTCAATGTGATCTTTGGGAACAAAATCAAATTGTGGTTTTTTGCCCCACGCACGAATTTCCTGATTCTCAGCATCAGTGTTTCCTTCTGGAACAGACACATCGGGAACATTAGGAACCTGCAACATGAGGGATCGCCATTGTTCTATAACTGTTTTTATTTCTTCTTCTTTTTTCTGCAGCGTCTCTTTGAGTACCTTCATACCATTAATGAGCTCAGCACGCTCATCCTCTGATGCGTTCGGTATTTTTTCGCTCACCACATTTTGTTGTGCGCGCATATCGTCAATCTCTTTTGTGAGAGAACGTCGGGAATCATCTACGGCGAGAAGTTGCTCAATATCTACATTTACCCGTTTCTTTTTTGCCCCTGCAATAACGACGTCTTTATTTTCCCTAATGAAATTGATATCTAACATATATATAGAAGCTACTTGGTTAGTTGTTCATATCCTATCACAATTTAGGTTTATTTTATGCCCATCTGGTATGGTCACGCCATGCACGAGCCCGCCACAGAATACCTGCCCACAGAAATACGCAAAAGAACATTCCCTGGATTACTCCGAGAAATGGCCGACCCACCACGTACTCTTTTTATACGTGGTTCACTTCCCTCGCCAGAATATAGACTCCTCTGCGTTGTTGGCTCGCGAAAGTACTACTCATACAGTCAAACGGTGTGTCAAAATCTTATATCTTCCCTCGCAGGATATCCAATAGCTATTGTGTCCGGACTTGCACTTGGTATTGATAGTGTCGCACACGAAGAAGCACTCACTGCTGGACTACCCACAATTGCACTGCCGGGTTCTGGAATAGATGATTCTGTACTCTATCCACGAATGCATGTTGGACTCGCGCAGCGTATTTTAAAAGCTGGTGGTGCACTTATTTCAGAACTTCCTCCAAAAGAACGCGCGACGGTGTGGAGTTTTCCGCGACGAAATAGACTCATGGCCGGCATGTGCCACGCCACACTTATTATTGAAGCGCACGAAAAATCAGGAACTCTCATCACCGCACGTCTCGCCATGGAATATAACCGAGACGTGCTCATCGTTCCTGGACCAATTACCTCACCACACCACGCTGGATCAAACGCACTTCTCCGAGAAGGTGCACAAGCCGTAACGTGTGCTGAAGATATCTTACAGGCACTTGGCATCCCACCACATACTGGAGTAAGTAAAAAAACATTTGATGATGTACTTCCTGATGAACACGTGGTACTCCAGTATCTCACCGAACCGCGAACAATCGACGAAATTGCACACACAACACATACACCAATCGCACACATCAACGTCATCATTTCCACTCTCGAAATCAAAGGATATATCACTACACGACTTGGCAAAATCGAACGAACAGTATAAAGTCGTACACATTTACGATGTATGCACATTTGCTTTTATATCGTATCTGTAGTATTTGTTGCACATATATATGAAACTCGTCATTGTTGAATCACCCGCGAAAGCCAAAACAATTGAAAAGTATCTCGGCGCCGGATACACCGTGAAAGCGAGTGTTGGACACGTGCGTGATTTACCAAAGAGCAACAAGAACGCCATCGATATCGAAGGAGGATTTATTCCTCACTATCAAATTGTGCCTGAGAAAAGAGAAATTATTGCCGATCTTAAAGCCGCAGTGGCAAAAGCAGATGAAGTACTTCTTGCAACTGACCCCGACCGTGAAGGAGAAGCCATTGCGTGGCACTTGACGCAAGCACTTGGTTTAGAAAATAAAAAAACAAAAACACCCAACCAAAAAGTAAAAAGAATTGCGTTTCATGAAATTACAAAAGACGCCATTTTAGACGCCGTCGCACACCCTCGAGATATCGACAACCACCTTCGCGAGGCGCAAGAAGCACGACGTGTTTTAGATCGACTCGTGGGATACGACCTCTCAGGACTTATTTGGAAAAAAGTTCGTTACGGACTTTCCGCCGGACGCGTACAATCCCCCGCACTTCGCATCATTATGGAACGCGAGCGCGACATTCGCGCATTCATTCCAGAAGAGTACTGGGTTATTACCGCTGACGTAGAAACAGAAAAAAAAGAAAAACTCACACTCACCTGCGAAGAAGAACCGCGAGATCAAAAAAGAACAGACGCCATTGTAGAAAAAGCTCAAAACGGTACGTGGCACGTTGCGTCCGTAAAAGAAACAGAAACCCAACGTCAACCACGCGCACCATTTACCACCTCAACGATACAACAATCAGCAAGCACACGACTTGGATTCTCCCCTTCGCGTACCATGCGCGCCGCACAAAAACTGTATGAAAAAGGTTTTATTACCTACATGCGAACCGACAGTACACATCTTGCAGCACAAGCACAACAACAACTTCTTGCGGTTATTACAAAAGAATTTGGAAAAGAATACGCTCGTGCAACATCATACGCAAGTAAAAGTAAAAATGCACAAGAAGCCCATGAGGCGATTCGCCCCACAAACGCAGAAGTGCGAACCGCAGGCTCAGATGATGACGAACGACGCTTGTATGATCTTATTTGGGCACGAGCGGTCAGTAGTCAAATGACACCTGCAAAATTGATGCAAACAAAAATAACAGCGACCGTTGGTGACACAGAAGTACCACCATTTTCTGCAACAGGTTCTCGAGTACTCTTCCCTGGGTGGCTTCTTGCAGATCCTGCGTCTCGCGGGGAAGATGTTGAAATGCCAGATGTAGCTGAGAAAGATCCACTCACACTTCGTAAGGTTCTTGCGCTTGCAAAACAAACACAACCACCCTCACGCTACTCAGAAGCTGGTCTCATTAAAGAACTTGAAAAACGTGGCATTGGACGACCGTCGACGTATGCATCTATTATCAAAACACTTGATGACCGTGGATATGTCACTCGCGAAAACAGAACGCTCACTCCCACTGATACCGGTGATGTTGTAAGTTCATTTCTAGAAAAACATTTTGCATCATACATCAGCGATTCGTTCACATCAGAAATGGAGGACGAGCTCGATGATATTGCTCTCGGAAAACGCGAGTACGAAAAAACACTCCGTACGTTCTACACCCCTTTTGCACAAGAGGTCGCTAAAAAAACAAAAGAGGCAGAAAAAATCACCAACATGGGAGATGCTCCAAAAGAATTCGTGTGTCCAAAGTGTGGAAGTACTATGGTTATGAAACTAGCACGCAATGGTACCTTTATGAGCTGCTCACGTTTTCCAGAATGTGATGGTGCACGTGGCGCAGATGGAAAAGAAGTAACCGACCCAGAAGAAATTGGATTTCACCCCGAAACACAGGATCCTATTTTTGTACTCGATGGACCGTATGGACCATACGTACAACTCGGACTCAAGACACCAAAAAATAAAAAACCTCGTCGTTCGAGTATCCCAAAAGAAAAAGATCCTGCCACTGTCACCCTTGCGGATGCACTCACATATCTTAGCTTGCCACGAACTCTGGGAATACACCCTGAAACAAAGAAAGACATCGTTGCAAATATTGGACGCTTTGGTCCGTACATTGGACACGACGGTGATTTTCGTTCTCTCAAAACAGACGATGTTTACACAATTACCCTCGAACGTGCCCTCGATATTCTGAAAGAACCAAAGAAATTTAGAGGCAAACGACGCTTTACAAAGAAAAAATAACCACTGCTTCTTTACGTGCAAAAGAGTATACTGTATACATGTGTAGGTTTTTGAGCATACCTACACGCACTCTATGAAATCACTCACTGCTCAACACATCATTTCAGCATCACACAGTCCATTTACCGATACAGAAAAACGGGCTATTGAAGATGCATTTGTTTTTTCCGAAAAAGCACACACGAACCAAAAACGAGAATCAGGAGAGCCCTATTTTACACACCTTGTCGAAACAGCTCGTCACCTCGCACGAATTGGAGCAGACGCAACAACTATTACTGCCGGACTATTGCACGACAGTGTTGAAGACGTTGAGCATATTACTATTCAGGAAATTAGAGATCGTTTTGGAGATGAAGTTGCTTTTCTTGTTGACGGTGTAACAAAACTTGGAAAACTAAAATACCGCGGATTAAAACGTCACGTTGAAACTCTTCGTAAACTTTTTCTTGCAACCGCACGTGATCCTCGTGTTATCTTAATCAAGCTCGCCGATCGCTTGCACAATCTAGAAACAATCTCTTCACTCCCACGAGAAAAACAACAACGCATTGCAATGGAAACGCTCGAGATTTACGCACCAATTGCCCACCGACTTGGTATTGGAAACCTTAAAGGCGAACTCGAAGACGTTGCATTTAAAACTGCGTATCCAAAAGAATACGAACACACACGTGCACTTCGTGAAGAAAAAAGCAAAGAAAATCTTGGACAACTCAAAAAACTCGCTCATGAACTTCGCACTATTCTCATTCATGCACACATACCAGTACTTGTAATGGATTACCGCGTCAAACACATATACAGTCTTCATAAAAAACTACAAGAAAAAGATATGAACATTGATCGTGTGTACGACATCGAGGCACTTCGCATCATTGTTACCACAATCGAAGAATGCTACCTCGCTCTCGGTCTTATTCACAGTAAGTGGAAACCTCTCCCTGGTCGCATCAAAGACTACATTGCAATGCCAAAACGAAATGGGTATCAAAGTCTACATACAACTGTGTTTACAGGAAATGGCGCCATTGTTGAAATTCAAATTAGAACTAAAGAAATGCACGATATCGCGGAGTACGGTATCGCATCTCATGTTGGATACAAAGAAAAAGCGCCTGGGCAAAAACAAGAGTCGAGCGCATCGTGGGTTGAAAAATTATTTGGAAGAAACAATCCTGAGCAAAGTGGTGTAAGTCCAATGACACAATGGATTCATGAGCTCACCGAAACTCAACATACGGTAGAACACTCTCTTTCATTCATTAAAAATCTTCGTACGGATTTTTTTAATGACCGTATTTTTGTCTTTACCCCAAACGGTGA encodes the following:
- a CDS encoding phosphomannose isomerase type II C-terminal cupin domain, which produces MQKPFDEQRPWGSFRQFTTSEPVTVKILHVNRGEQLSLQHHTQRTEFWRVLSGTPRITIGNEIREAHGGDEFEIYTGVEHRISAPNDDVECLEISYGTFDEHDITRVEDKYGRT
- a CDS encoding HAD-IIB family hydrolase, which translates into the protein MPSAQLIAFDIDQTLTESKTTIDTEMAELLLHLIREKKVAIVSGAPLSQCLEQVVNKLRCTLEELQNIFIIPTNGAALYTYTHEWTPIYQELLTEEEKKSIYDAFEQAFIATHFEKDEEHTKGELVEDRGSQITFSALGSEGPLEFKMKWDPDFLKRKAMLVVMEPLLPQFSMSMGGATSIDVTRKGITKATGLAHLAQYLGIPLSDMLYVGDALFPGGNDASVMFLGVQTVSVEAPGLDDTKNLLRGWITS
- a CDS encoding GrpB family protein gives rise to the protein MIKESQEYYLSTLPNGKMIEVKPFDPQVQKVANKIIEELHSVLPTLPLHFGGAAALGIAGQNDIDIIILCTPSEINMYRNVVENLFGAPSRITKSVKWQFQRDGFDVELYMTDKDSDSTKDQIKIFELLSKNKKLCTEYEQTKLPYGMIDFKEYMRKKYTFFNKVLEEYKN
- a CDS encoding quinone-dependent dihydroorotate dehydrogenase: MSFYKLLLKPILFQLDPERAHDLMVALGEWLGHAAFGRALVRFLYGYRGSVISKTLDGITYTTPFLLCAGFDYNGRLTRILSSIGMSGEEVGSVTARASAGNPTPRLTRLIRSQSILVNKGLRNDGVDAIIKRLKSQPREKGYVVGISIARTNDAQAASIEEGIADYKYSLERLVAENVGDFYTINISCPNAFGGETFTTPTLLKSLLSELKTVKHSKPMYVKMPINLPWNVFEELLTIIDTLGFSGVVIGNLNKEYNSLTHRDEAPEKYAGGLSGKPCEQLSNGLIRKTRERFGTRFTIFGCGGVLSPESALEKFNAGADMIQMVTGLIFEGPSLVKRSCRAYAHMSNTAGGLG
- a CDS encoding HD domain-containing protein; protein product: MKKKTTNKKDVYQRTVDFIYETNIHSQTPRSGFWFLGSGSQSVAEHLFHVAMIGYALAYFEPKANREKIVLMSLFHDIGEGRTSDHNYVHQRYGRLAEPEAVKDIANSVPFGAEIQELFEEEQARKTLEAQLVKDADQLEWMATLRGEEIKGNVKAKKWIAVTQKRLKTKAGKKLGRLLATTHPDSWWFDENDSWFVDRNKKDQKWSKK
- the dnaX gene encoding DNA polymerase III subunit gamma/tau → MNTVALYRKYRPQAFDEVRGQDHVVKVLQGALEQHHVGHAYLFTGGRGTGKTSVARIFARALGTHDTDLYEIDAASNRGVDDARALRDAVATLPFHSPYKVYIIDEAHMLTKEAFNALLKTLEEPPAHVIFILATTELHKILDTIISRCEVHTFKQPTRDMLKEHVVSLAKKEGFTLEHAAGDLIALLAEGSFRDATGILQKVIYASSDKKVGVDEVSLITSAPRATYVNALVTSLHTGDPTGALDALHTAAHEGVDMNVMSKLVLEKLRAILLLRYAPDMKKQFSEEFSETDMALLHEYATAQPARITSTTLARFLDVHTAISRAYLPHLPLELAIIDSTTK
- a CDS encoding tRNA-dihydrouridine synthase encodes the protein MSFWKKLPQPFFCLAPMADVTDPAFRRMIAKYGKLDVLWTEFVSADGLFRGGHDALIHDLDYSESERPVVAQFFTSTPEYMEKAGALARELGFDGVDINMGCPDDGVCKQGAGAALMKEPKLAQELIYALKQGAGDIPVSVKTRIGYTTNELETWLPTLLETKVDAITIHARTKKEMSKVPARWDTIAHAIALRDYFEKDSSHDTLIIGNGDVVDMDDAHEKVITYGCDGVMFGRAVFGNPWLGSDIPRPDLKGRLAVLAEHTKLFDELCGERKSFALMKKHFKSYLHGDGYDKKILLKLMDAKTASEAIEVIYSYI